The DNA sequence TttgttgaattttaaaatttgtgtcAACTGCTGCTCTTTGTGCCAAATACTAGTGTACATGAGTTAAATATTTGTGTCAAATACTAGAGTACActaccatttatttatttactgaattttaaaatttgtgtcAAATGCTGCAACTTATGCTAAATACTAGTGTACATGAGCTGAATATTTGTACACTGCCTTTGTGTCAAATGCTgccattttaaaatttgatatgttctcttgattttattttagcaacttgTTACAAGAAAGAGAGGGCGCCCACCACTGAAGAATCCATCTGAAGAAACAATTAAAAGAAAGGCAAGAAGGTTGAAACAACAAGCAATAGGAGAAACTAGTGGTGCAACTTCTAATGGAAAATGATTACATTATTGTTGCACTTTTTTTGGAGTCATGACAGCCATTATCTTTTGTTTTATAaagattaaatatattttttttttgagtctgTCATGCCATTTATCTTTTTTGTCAAGTGCTATGTTCTTGAATGATAACATATGCAGCTAGCTTTCTTTCAAGCCATATACTTTTGTTGAGATATGACAGGATAAATATTTTAGAATTTGAGTTCTATGTTGAATTACAATGTTAGTATGGAAAAACATATAACTACAGGATGATGCAAATTAGAATgtaattgttatttattttgttggTAACTTTAggactgtatatatataattatcattATTTATTGCTTATAAGAAACAATCTCATAAACCACCAATTAGATCCACTCATGCTAGAAGAAATTGTAAGTGATGAGAAGATTTGGAGGTTACCTTAATTGTGgggaataaataataatatgatattattcataatattttatttttgtttagagTTAATTTCTATTTCTATTTAACTTATTTTGGGTAAGTTagtgtatttaaaaaaaaaaaaaaaaaaaaaaaaagggaaagagAAGGTAGtgttttttatgaattttaataaaACACTTTCTTTTAGTGCGTATTTGTTACTGCTATGGGCTAACTAAGTTCATCACAatcttttgtttatttattacccattttataaaaaaattcatggaagctaaaatatattacaaatcGATAAATTGCACAAACCATCTACTTTGAATTCATTGCACAAACTAATACCAACGCAAGAATTACAACCCAGTAccaattattcaaaaaaaaaaaaattgaacacaTGACCATCTTCATTATTTACTCTAACCTTTTCACCTTAACTTTGACTGCTTTCGCTTTAAATTTCTTGAAGGTAATGTGATTGTGCTTAAAAACAATTAGAAGAACCACAGCATTGTCCATGACAGCCAGGACCTTTTGCCATGCTTAAAGATTTAAATTCAATCTCTAGTTGACCAATTTTCTAAGGAGTCCAGGAATCACCACCATTGAACGTGGGTACATATCGAGATCGACCCATTCAAAAAGCTACACCCACTATATTTACGAGATTTAACTCATTAAcccaaaaatctaataaataccAATAactaaagaaataataaaaagcAATTCAACACCAACTCATACACCCGAAACTTGAAGCATGTAATGAATCTTAGCTTAGGATTATGTTGGTCCAAGATGTTCTCTGCACCAATGGAGTTTGTGGCTACAAAAGCAAGTTCTTCCCCTTTCCATGGGGTCCCTCCACTGTCAAGAAAAATCAGGTTATAATATTCCTCTCCATTTTTAAGTGAAAGGATGCTTTCACCTAACCTATTTCCAATCATCACTTACAACCTTCCAAAACATATAACCAACAACCAAGAACGATACAAACTTTTTTTTCCAATCAATCTGCtaacataaatttaaaattatcacATAATGCTTACCAACCTTCAAGATGttattgatatttttgtaaaattgcaaaaattagaaattaatagATATTTGAGAATGCCACTTACCTGAAAGAGaaggatttcaaaaaaaatatgtgagGAGATAACCCAATATTTCTGCAACTCATCCCCAAAAATTCAAATGTTAACAAATCGTAATCTGTAGTGTGTAaagaatgaatatatatatagagagatatATAGATACAAGTTGAaatgaacaaaataaaataatatgtagaAATCAAAAGAAAACATTCCTTcgtatgtatatacatattccCATACCTATGAGAGTAATAGAGAGAGCGAATGATTAATTTGGAGATGAGATGATGGTCTGTTTCCATGTCTTCGCAGCTCCGACATCTGAACGGCGATGGTGGACGGCAATGGTGGGTCGATTGGTTGAAAGGAAGAACAAGGGTGTGATCGGTTTTTCGTCTCTTCATGTCTTCTGCTGGTTTTTCATGGTCGGCGATGGAGAACCTAGGATGGGACAATTGGGCATAAATCGCACGATGATGAGAAATTTGGAGATTTGGAGATTTAGGTTTTCTGGTTGTTATTCATGGTTGGGTATGAAGATGATAAGATAAGAAATTTGGAGATTTTAGTTTTAAGTTTCCTTTATTAaggtttaatatgttttaatttaattgtaaattttattaagttatACCGTCTAAATGTctccattattaaaaaaaaaagatttcatTATATTtggaaaaaaagtaaaaattggttttttatttttatttgaaaaaaataataatgtttaAACCAATCTATAATTGCCACATGTCATAATAGATATAAAATTAGCACTTAACGAATAAGGGACCAACTAATGCACTAAAACCATAACGGCAGACATTATTGccgtaaaaaaaattacataagtaTCTTTTCGCAACAAATTGAACTACTTAGGGATTAATGCCGCAAATTTCCCTATGttttaattacattattattatgttatatataagaaaatattacattttatattgttataattttttaataataacaattttttaatgtaaatttaaatataagctCATCAGGAAAACAGTACAAGAATAATTTATTCTGTAATGTTAGGTAATTAGTGCACCTGGAAGGATAGAAGAAAAGAGCTAAAAATTCAATCAAGCAAATTGATGAGATTTTTTCCATTCAATTCTATTATCCAACCAATAGCAGGAATGAAAGGCAAAGAAACTCCTAAAGCTAACTACAAGAAGCAATGCAATGAATATGTATCTTTCATAGTAATGTGACCAGTTTTCATGATTGAAACTAATATCATGTTTCCTGCAACCTTgttacaaaagaaaaaagaaaaaatatgagtacttttaattatatgaaatgagagaaaatagTATAAGAAATATTGTAGAATTTCAGAATAAGCTCTACCCATTGCCCTGTAATAATTGTAACTTACACATTATTTAATAGCAGAACAAATTGGTGCAAATATATGAATAATTCATTTTGGCTTACCATGTTGTTCATCTTCTAACAATTTTGCCTATCTAAAATATTGCAGCTCTCTGGGACAGAATCTTTTTACAATCTTGCAGGAGCCCAACTGCAGAAGACCATGACCAGCTTGAATCACAGCTATAGTCTggtgaaaataaattatttcactTGAGAATTTCGAATCAGTAGTAAGTAAATCAGATAATGATAGTACATGATCTACAGTTTAATCTGTAGTAAGTAACATAATTTTCCTCTGTACTGACTTGAATCCCTGACTCAAACTAATCACTCCATTCAGTGGGCAGCTGCAATCAATAACATCAATTATTGGAGTCAGAACCAAATATTGCTAATAAAACACCGTCTTGCCTAAAACAGAATAATAAAAGCAGAAGTAATACTCAATTTACTAAGTTTAAGTAATTATAAGAACATACAACATCAAAAGAGCTTTGCCAGTAGTTGGGCAACAATGATCAAGTCTGAAAGTGCCTTATCCTGATAATGTTTGTCAACAAACAGTGGCTCACCGTGGATGAACAAAAAGACCAGTGTGGACCTGCTACGGGCATGCGTACCTACACAGTCCAGAAAGTGTACCGAGTCACCACATTATGCGAAAAGAAATCCTAAgttcaaacatttaaatttgTCTATAATAAATACTAGAAGCAGCAACCATCCAACCATTGTATTACTAATCTTAAAATCCCATGTGTAcaagaataaaataaagttcACTGGAAATTACTAGGCATCACAATAAGCTCTCTTGATGTACCAGTAGTCGGTCTCTATCACAGCAACCAATTTTAGGAACCTACATAAATAATATTCATGAGAAATCCCTGGAGAACaattaactaagctcaaaattTAGCAAATATGCAAAGTATTATTGGAAGgatttattcatatatatatatatatagttatagctatattattttgtatcatatataaatatatatttatacatatatacctCTCATTTAGTCTGTCCCTGCGCAATTTTTCTCGGCATGCCTTGTAGTTGGAGCAAGAGGCACCCCCACTTGATTCGGACCTTTGCCTAGATGAACACATATAATGTATAGCAATGCAGTCACAATGAAATTATATAGTACTTGTTATCAAGTGTaggtttttaaaaaaactttggGATAAAAAGAAAAGCAAAGAAAAGTAAGTCTTAATTAATACCTTTTTCGGGAGCCAACAACCTTGTTGTTATCTGAATCCCCAGATGAAGAGTCAACCTCCACACTACAGAAATAGCACCATCGAAAAAGTATGTCAACGAAAAAgagtaaattatatataccaaatTATAGGTAGACTGAACTAAAAAAAGAGCAAAGACAGTGAAAAACCTTTGAGAGCTGAGAGACGAAAGATGTACTAAACTATTCTTCTAGCttcagtttattttttttttcataaatacagATGTTCGCAAGTGCTTAAATTTGTCATGTTGATAGTCCTAATTCCTATGAGACTTTCTCCAAGATAATGTtgaagaaaatttaaaatatatatttctaatcTATAAGAAGAAATTTACACAAGTGGTTTATTTAATCGAAAGTATTGCCATAAAACTCTCAATGACAACCTTTTAATATTCTTCATGACAATGTTAGCTCCCATCCTTAGAACTTTCAAACTATTCCAAGCTCAACTCACGGCAAGCCAACTTGTTTATCTGAATTtgatttatctgatctaaataaAATGAATATTGAATCATTgattgaaagaaaataaaaatagaaacgaataaaaataaaacttgtaatttgGAAGGTTGCTTCAGGGGAGTTTTCATTGATAATCTTACTCTGCTTCTTTGCTTTCTAAAATTTTTTTATCATCAAAATGCTGCCTTTCAGACATTTTATCAAACAAATGTCTTGCAATGTACATCAACATTACATTACATTGATATAAATGAGAGCTTAGAtaaaaatttgatattattAGAATGTAAAAGTAGAGATACTTCTACATCGCTATTGCCATTATTGCAATAACAAAGACAAAATGATTGTTAAGTCAAAGAATCAGTActgaaaaatataacaaaaacaaaacaaaggtTTGATTATAAATAGAATGAGGGTTAGGGTTAAATTAAGGAAAGAATGTGTAAAGATTGTACAGGTTGGAGAGGAGAGATACCTGCATGCTGAACAGAGCTTGAGATTGATTGTGATGACGAGAAATTGAAGAGAACGATGGATATCGAAGAGAGCGATGAGGAGAAGATGAATATCGAAGAGCGCGATGgagagaagaagaaaattgGGGTTTCTCTGACTTTGAAATTAGaaattgtttttatatttttgttttaattttagtaaGTCCGTAACATTTATCAAGCTTTTTTGAAAgtgttattatttaatgtaattaaatagtaaaattgtaGTAGTTGGCTGGGTCTTACCTCTCGAACCACCGATCAAGCATTCTTGCACTACCTTCTTTCTCATTCCACAAAACTACCCTCTTAATTTTTGAGCATAGGTTGagttagtttatttatttacatttaattaatagttcaaaaataataatctttttttgtaaaaaagataacataattcttttaaaaactaattagaaataataagtatatTAGGAATTTGCTAATTACTCTATGTTATAAATATAATCAATAATAAGCCTACGTATATAAATAGACAAATCTATATATTAACAGTACGATGAATATGGAAGAatttcaaaaacaattattaaacTTCCAATTTCCATCAACAACATGggataataagaaaaataatgaaGTTATTCCTCATGAGGATGTTGGTGGTTTAATTGAAGAGTTATATTACGAAGATGAtttaataagtaataataattcGATGCAATTAAACTTTCAATTATTGCCAATACCAAAAGATGATGATTTAATAAGTACCATTATTCTTAAAGGAACTATTTTTTTTGATGAGGAGGCTGTTGGTGATACtatgcaacacatatttgaagaCTCTAGTACTTCTCCTAATAATAACAATCCTGATCAACTTGGCATCTCAAATTCCATGCAACAACTCAATatgtaagtttattttattaattaatttctttcattatataattttatgatatatatatatatatatatatatattgattttgtGGTTTGATATATGATACTAGTGATGATCATGTGACTAATGAAACTCAAGTACCATTCTTGATGAATAATGAAGACCCCTTTGCTTCAAATTCAATACCCTTCCGGCCACTAATACAAAATGaggtaaaattatattataatcttcaatatatatatacatgaaaagatctttaaaattattagaattaCATAAGAAAAAAGTGAACTCTTTTTCTTTATGATCCATCTCTTCTTCAGCCTGTTTTGAGTTTTGataataaaaatcaattttgtAAGAAAATTTAGACATAATTTGAGTTTTGTTGAGTTGGTTTGGTTTGTCAATTTTGAATAGCTTGTTTGCTAGTTGatagttagaattatttaatcatGCTCTCTAAACATATTCCTTAACTAAAAGGAAATAGAGTACCTTGGAGATTTTGTAGTGAATGATCACCTTCAAAATCAATTGTTACAACAGTAACAATATTCAAGAATGCATaaacaaaactaaaaccaatcacaaaattaaaattagacaaGAAAAACTTAGCTCGGGAATAAATGAATCATGGATCTTTTATTGATTAGGAATAGTCAATATATAGTATACAATTGAATAAGCTTAAGATTACAACTCAACACAGTGAATAATTACAAAGAAATAGAAAATCACTTCTAGAGTGATACTCCTATTATATTCCTTTACACACACTCATTATgatcttgaactctctctctaaACTTAACTATGAATCTCAAGTATGAGCTTTAAAAATTGGAGATTAGAACTCCGTTTTAGAATAGAGTTCCacctatttatagttattaattttaatcCCAATAGATTCTCTAAGAAATTAAATCATATAATCAATTCAATCACGAAATTGAAAAGTTGTTTAGTAGACATACATGTATATAATTAAAGTCGAAATTTTATTCTTTTGCATTTGTTATTATAAGCTCTACTTGAAGCAAATAATTctagatttaaaatattattgatgaataaattttgtttttttaaggcTCCTCAGATGGATCTGTCAATCAATAATGCAGAAGCAGtattagaaaattttaaagCAGTGGTGAATcaggttattattattttctttatttattatttttttttaagaaaagattgtttaaaagaacaaaattatataaaacatagatttttgtaaagtatttgattcatttgttagtaaatttttgacacaattttattttgaacATAGATGCCACAAAGTGATCGGGTTTATTATAACAATGTGTTCCGTCACCTTGCAACAAGCTTGGAGGAAAGACAAAGCCAAGGTGGTAGAGAAGAAGAACCAAATAGGTGAAAGAGAATTGATTTTTAAAAGTTCTACCTTGCTAGTAATTAAttctgaaaatttattttttggcaCAAAACTCGTATTCTGTTAGCAGtttgatatatttatttattttttgctgTTAACGGACATGGTGGACTGCTCATGTATTTATGGTGTACACATAACACAATTTAAttgacataaaaaatatattttttgtttcttttttactatttcttttttggagatttttttttcttcttctattacCTGTATATATCAAGTATTATTACCTGACAAGAATAAGTTATAAATGTCTACGAATTTTTCGCcattaatta is a window from the Cannabis sativa cultivar Pink pepper isolate KNU-18-1 chromosome 1, ASM2916894v1, whole genome shotgun sequence genome containing:
- the LOC115705094 gene encoding uncharacterized protein LOC115705094, translated to MLDRWFESQRNPNFLLLSIALFDIHLLLIALFDIHRSLQFLVITINLKLCSACSVEVDSSSGDSDNNKVVGSRKRQRSESSGGASCSNYKACREKLRRDRLNERFLKLVAVIETDYWYIKRAYCDA